A stretch of the Amycolatopsis sp. BJA-103 genome encodes the following:
- a CDS encoding MbtH family protein, producing MTNPFDNEDGRFLVLVNDENQHSLWPSFAEVPDGWTVAKAEASRQECLDYVEATWTDLRPKSLIEAMAAAEADRT from the coding sequence ATGACGAATCCGTTCGACAACGAAGACGGCCGCTTTCTGGTGCTGGTCAACGACGAGAACCAGCACTCGCTCTGGCCCTCGTTCGCCGAGGTGCCCGACGGCTGGACGGTGGCGAAGGCCGAGGCCTCCAGACAGGAGTGCTTGGACTACGTAGAGGCGACGTGGACCGACCTGAGGCCCAAGAGCCTCATCGAGGCCATGGCGGCCGCAGAGGCCGACAGGACGTGA